Proteins from a single region of Callithrix jacchus isolate 240 chromosome 12, calJac240_pri, whole genome shotgun sequence:
- the LRRTM3 gene encoding leucine-rich repeat transmembrane neuronal protein 3 isoform X2 produces MGFNVIRLLSGSAVALVIAPTVLLTMLSSAERGCPKGCRCEGKMVYCESQKLQEIPSSISAGCLGLSLRYNSLQKLKYNQFKGLNQLTWLYLDHNHISNIDENAFNGIRRLKELILSSNRISYFLNNTFRPVTNLRNLDLSYNQLHSLGSEQFRGLRKLLSLHLRSNSLRTIPVRIFQDCRNLELLDLGYNRIRSLARNVFAGMIRLKELHLEHNQFSKLNLALFPRLVSLQNLYLQWNKISVIGQTMSWTWSSLQRLDLSGNEIEAFSGPSVFQCVPNLQRLNLDSNKLTFIGQEILDSWISLNDISLAGNIWECSRNICSLVNWLKSFKGLRENTIICASPKELQGVNVIDAVKNYSICGKSTTERFDLARALPKPTFKPKLPRPKHESKPPLPPTVGATEPGPETDADAEHISFHKIIAGSVALFLSVLVILLVIYVSWKRYPASMKQLQQRSLMRRHRKKKRQSLKQMTPSTQEFYVDYKPTNTETSEMLLNGTGPCTYSKSGSRECETDPCFVAQAAVQWWDLSSL; encoded by the exons ATGG GTTTCAATGTAATTAGGCTACTGAGCGGATCAGCTGTAGCACTGGTTATAGCCCCCACTGTCTTACTGACAATGCTTTCTTCTGCCGAACGAGGATGCCCTAAGGGCTGTAGGTGTGAAGGCAAAATGGTATATTGTGAATCTCAGAAATTACAGGAGATACCCTCAAGTATATCTGCTGGTTGCTTAGGTCTGTCCCTTCGCTATAACAGCCTTCAAAAACTTAAGTATAATCAATTTAAAGGGCTCAACCAGCTCACCTGGCTATACCTTGACCATAACCATATCAGCAATATTGACGAAAATGCTTTTAATGGAATACGCAGACTCAAAGAGCTGATTCTTAGTTCCAATAGAATCTCCTATTTTCTTAACAATACCTTCAGACCGGTGACAAATTTACGGAACTTGGATCTGTCCTATAATCAGCTGCATTCTCTGGGATCTGAACAGTTTCGGGGCTTGAGGAAGCTGCTGAGTTTACATTTACGGTCTAACTCCCTGAGAACCATCCCTGTGCGAATATTCCAAGACTGCCGCAACCTGGAACTTTTGGACCTGGGATATAACCGGATCCGAAGTTTAGCCAGGAATGTCTTTGCTGGCATGATCAGACTCAAAGAACTTCACCTGGAGCACAATCAATTTTCCAAGCTCAACCTGGCCCTTTTTCCAAGGTTGGTGAGCCTTCAGAACCTTTACTTGCAGTGGAATAAAATCAGTGTCATAGGACAGACCATGTCCTGGACCTGGAGCTCATTACAAAGGCTTGATTTATCAGGCAATGAGATCGAAGCTTTCAGTGGACCCAGTGTTTTCCAATGTGTCCCGAATCTGCAGCGCCTCAACCTGGATTCCAACAAGCTCACATTTATTGGTCAAGAGATTTTGGATTCTTGGATATCCCTCAATGACATCAGTCTTGCTGGGAATATATGGGAATGCAGCCGAAACATTTGCTCCCTTGTAAACTGGCTGAAAAGTTTTAAAGGTCTAAGGGAGAATACAATTATCTGTGCCAGTCCCAAAGAGCTGCAAGGAGTAAATGTGATCGATGCAGTGAAGAACTACAGCATCTGTGGCAAAAGTACTACAGAGAGGTTTGATCTGGCCAGGGCTCTCCCAAAGCCAACGTTTAAGCCTAAGCTCCCCAGGCCGAAGCATGAGAGCAAACCCCCTTTGCCCCCGACGGTGGGAGCCACAGAGCCCGGCCCAGAGACCGATGCTGACGCCGAGCACATCTCTTTCCATAAAATCATCGCGGGGAGCGTGGCGCTTTTCCTGTCCGTGCTTGTCATCCTGCTGGTTATCTACGTGTCATGGAAGCGGTACCCTGCGAGCATGAAGCAGCTGCAGCAGCGCTCCCTCATGCGAAggcacaggaaaaagaaaagacagtccCTAAAGCAAATGACTCCCAGCACCCAGGAATTTTACGTAGATTACAAACCCACCAACACGGAGACCAGCGAGATGCTGCTGAATGGGACGGGACCCTGCACCTATAGCAAATCAGGCTCCAGGGAGTGTGAG